The Naumovozyma dairenensis CBS 421 chromosome 11, complete genome genome includes a window with the following:
- the ORA1 gene encoding oxidoreductase (similar to Saccharomyces cerevisiae YMR226C; ancestral locus Anc_8.752), giving the protein MSQGRKAAERLSGKTIFITGASAGIGHATAVEYMDASNGEVKLILTARRLQKLQTIKDELLKHYPQGKIFIAMLDVSQLDTIEPFLKSLPDEFKDIDILVNNAGKALGSDLVGNIDVNDIKGMMDTNVLGLINITQVVLKNVFQKKNSGDIVNIGSVAGRDAYPTGSIYCASKFAVRAFTESLRRELINTKIRVILIAPGIVETEFSMVRYKGDTDRAKSVYEGVNPLLPEDVADLIVYTTSRKSNTVIADTLIFPTSQGSAFHVSRETK; this is encoded by the coding sequence ATGTCACAAGGTCGTAAGGCAGCAGAAAGATTATCAGGCAAGACTATTTTCATCACAGGAGCATCAGCAGGTATTGGACATGCTACCGCAGTAGAATATATGGATGCATCCAATGGTGAAGTGAAGTTAATATTGACTGCCAGAAGATTGCAAAAGTTACAAACCATTAAGGATGAGTTATTGAAACATTATCCTCAGGGTAAAATTTTCATTGCTATGTTGGATGTTAGTCAATTGGATACCATTGAACcatttttaaaatctttacctgatgaatttaaagatattgatatcTTGGTTAATAATGCAGGGAAGGCATTAGGTTCAGATCTAGTGGGAAATATTGAtgttaatgatattaagGGGATGATGGATACTAATGTTCTTGGATTGATTAATATTACTCAAGTCGTATTGAAGAATGTCttccaaaagaaaaattctgGTGATATTGTCAATATCGGTTCTGTAGCAGGTAGAGATGCATACCCCACTGGGTCCATTTATTGTGCAAGTAAATTTGCTGTGAGAGCATTCACTGAAAGTTTAAGAAgagaattaattaatacTAAGATTAGAGTCATATTAATTGCTCCAGGGATCGTGGAAACTGAATTCTCGATGGTTAGATATAAGGGTGACACAGATCGTGCTAAAAGTGTATATGAAGGTGTCAACCCTTTATTGCCTGAAGATGTAGCTGATTTAATTGTTTATACAACTTCAAGGAAGTCAAATACTGTTATTGCAGACACATTAATCTTCCCAACATCACAAGGTTCAGCTTTCCATGTTAGTCGTGAGACAAAATGA